The Acanthopagrus latus isolate v.2019 chromosome 1, fAcaLat1.1, whole genome shotgun sequence genomic interval tctgccttttccccccctacGTCTTCccattcctctgccttttccccccctacgtcttctcattcctctgccttttcGCCCCTTACGTCTTCtcattcctctgccttttcGCCCCTTACGtcttctcagtcctctgcctCTTTGCCTCCTACGTCTTCccattcctctgccttttcGCCCCTTACGtcttctcagtcctctgcctCTTTGCCTCCTACGTCTTCccattcctctgccttttccccccctacgtcttctcagtcctctgcctCTTTGCCTCCTACGTCTTCtcattcctctgccttttcGCCCCTTACGTCTTCtcattcctctgccttttcccctcCTACGTCTTCtcattcctctgccttttccccccctacGTCTTCccattcctctgccttttcGCCCCTTACGtcttctcagtcctctgcctCTTTGCCTCTTACGTCTTCccattcctctgccttttccccccctacgtcttctcagtcctctgcctCTTTGCCTCCTACGCCTTCTCAGTCCTCTGCCATTACATCCTTTACGCCTTCTCATTCCTCTGCAGTTCCCCCCCGACGTCTTCccattcctctgccttttccccccctatgtcttctcagtcctctgcctCTTTGCCTCCTGCGTCTTCTCATTCCTCTGCCATTACATCCTTTACGCCTTCTCATTCCTCTGCATTTTCCTCCTTGTGATGGTGGCGCACCTCCATTTGGAATTTCCCCCTTTTCAATATCATTCTCAGGACCACCTTCTGAGGGTGGCACACCTCCGTTTGGAATTACGTTAttatcattaccattatcaaGACTCCCTTGTGAAGAAGGTGCCCCCTCATCTTCTTTTTCACTACCATTATCAAGACTCCCTTGTGAAGAAGGTGCCCCCTCATCTTCTTTTTCACTACCATTATCAACACCACCTTGACTGCCTGTGGATGGCGTGGGGGGCTGGCTAGGGCTGGGACCCGACATTGTTTCGTCTGAAACACAAGAGTGTGCAACTTGATCATCGCTAGAGCAACTAGTGCAATTCATCCTACCATCTTGTTTATCACAACGGAATATGTTGCTTAGACCAATTGCACCTCGGGTACCATTGTAGGTCCCGAGTCGCTCAAGGGCTCCACTCAGCTCTTCCTCAGTATTGAGCCTACCATCACTGGGTTTGGATATTTTAGAAAACACCACAGCGTAATTGCTCCATTGCAGAATGTGATTCATCCTTTTGAGGATGTTCTCTCTATGACTGCCACTTGTACATTTTTCAACACATGGGGAGGCATAAGCATAGAGAAGCAAAAATTCAGCATCCTGCTTATTACTATGGTTAAACAAGTCGTCCAGGTGGTCCACAACACGTGACTCTGCTTgatctcctccttcactcccaCCAAGAAGTCTGGCTGCAACCAACCTCCTGCCGATGTACACCTCATTCTTGTTGAGCTTTTCCTTCACTGCACCAACTGGATCACTTTTAGAGACAGTTTCAAGGATATCGTCGATATTCTGGTTCTGGTCATCTGGGATCCTTACAGCCAGACTCAACTTGCCGTCTGTCTGGTACCTgtcaaaggaaaaacacaaaagacattCCACTATGTGTTTTAGATCTTTTGGGGCAGAACACAATATTCTGTAGATTGAAGATGACATCTTCCCACCAACACCCATCCGGATTTTTTGGCGGATTTTAAAGAGTCTTGGTCTCTGCACCTCGACAGTCCCTCACTGCGTTCTCCTTAAACATACCAGGAAAAAAGTGCCTTTGGAGTTGGGCTGCTTGAGCTTCCACTCATTATATTTAATTAGTGGAAGGTGCTTCTCCCACGCCTTGCTTTTCTAAAAATACAACTCTATATCCTAGGAATACAATGGTATTTTTGGGATGAGAATGAGAATTTTTTGTGGCAATCTTTTGTCTTACTCAGCggtgtaaatgtaaaatgacgGTTTTCGAAAACTTCATTGCGTCAATAGACATAGATGTGGATAAATCTGTATAACTTTCTTTGTTAGGCACACTGGTCTGACTGGCAGTATTTTGTTGATAGAAAAAGTGAACTAGAGTCTCGACAACAGCTACTATAtttctgcctttgtgttttatcagtTGCCCAAGATGTTTCACAGTATTGCTCGAAATATACTCAGTACCATTTACTGGAGCTTTTTACATCCTTGATTCCCAGAAAGATTGGATGCAGAACACAGAAGAAAGCCCTTTTGGCTTGGTGGTTTTGGAGATCAGATGCACTTTTTCATAGCTACTGTACCTTTGTGCTGACATAATACTAGTTTGTGGGCATGTTTTTCACACAAATTACAACTCCAGCTACATTCTTTGTACTTGTAATCTTGTAAAACCAGCATCTTTCCCTAAGTATTTGTAAAACCTTCTGTACCCCTCTGCAATGTCCTGCTGTATTCCAGCTCCTTGTGATGTTTAACATATCTAAATACCATAATTCTTCTATTCAGTGATACAGAAGTCGACTCACTTTTTCAAGATGCCATCTACAATTTCTGCAAGCCTGTTCTGGTCGACATCAGCCAGAGTGTTTTCAGTAGAGAGGAAGAAGGCGAGCACTGCAACCATCCAGCAGAGGCCAGCCATCTGCACACAGATCGAGATGGGTAGCAGTTGAAGTAAGTAGAACgtacagtgttttttaaagacgGTATCAGCATGAATaggataaaaacacagaaaataataacTAGAGCAAATATATAGTGGTTATCAGTTATCATATGAAAAATGACGCCTTAAAGTTGTACTTCTCTCAAGGCAGTTTGTATTAATGATAGTGAAAATTTAAAAGCCATGAAGCACCTTCATGGGGTTACTCAAATATCTGTGGCACTCAAATAAAATACTTTCAAATAACTTCTAGATGTGATAGAACTATATTAATACTACATAGTATCAACCGCTGGTTACTAC includes:
- the LOC119017828 gene encoding uncharacterized protein LOC119017828; its protein translation is MAGLCWMVAVLAFFLSTENTLADVDQNRLAEIVDGILKKYQTDGKLSLAVRIPDDQNQNIDDILETVSKSDPVGAVKEKLNKNEVYIGRRLVAARLLGGSEGGDQAESRVVDHLDDLFNHSNKQDAEFLLLYAYASPCVEKCTSGSHRENILKRMNHILQWSNYAVVFSKISKPSDGRLNTEEELSGALERLGTYNGTRGAIGLSNIFRCDKQDGRMNCTSCSSDDQVAHSCVSDETMSGPSPSQPPTPSTGSQGGVDNGSEKEDEGAPSSQGSLDNGSEKEDEGAPSSQGSLDNGNDNNVIPNGGVPPSEGGPENDIEKGEIPNGGAPPSQGGKCRGMRRRKGCNGRGMRRRRRQRGRGLRRHRGGKGRGMGRRRGGTAEE